The following proteins are encoded in a genomic region of Streptomyces sp. SLBN-31:
- a CDS encoding PP2C family protein-serine/threonine phosphatase — protein MILSALIAVLAFSTPRQIAFSRLLPTAPALAAAMWPVLPTLLLGLFCLLVMIGLSFVYTDLGTPYTSAAIVAVTLAAAYASHVRLQREETLFHVRLVAEAAQEVLLRPLPRCINNIEIEALYLAAQEEARIGGDFYEAADTPYGIRLLIGDVRGKGLSAVGAASALISCFREAAYDEPDLSGIIHRLEVTITRHSAAFAVPDRPEHFATALIIEIPQDGGQVRLVSCGHPPPVLVHQGKTRLLEATTPSPPLNLTTLVGEHHRVDTFDFTPGDLLLLYTDGVTEARDRAGTFFPLPDWTQQQGQAPPRELLDRLHAALLRYSGGRLDDDVAALVVHCPDAWAREHDL, from the coding sequence GTGATCCTCAGCGCCCTCATCGCCGTTCTGGCGTTCTCCACCCCACGGCAGATCGCCTTCAGCCGCCTCCTCCCCACCGCTCCCGCCCTCGCCGCCGCCATGTGGCCCGTGCTTCCCACGCTCCTGCTCGGACTGTTCTGCCTCCTGGTCATGATCGGTCTCAGCTTCGTCTACACCGACCTGGGAACGCCCTACACGTCGGCAGCCATCGTCGCGGTCACCCTGGCGGCCGCCTACGCCAGCCATGTTCGGCTGCAGCGCGAGGAGACGCTGTTCCACGTCCGGCTCGTCGCCGAGGCAGCCCAGGAGGTGCTGCTACGCCCTCTGCCGCGCTGCATCAACAACATCGAGATCGAGGCCCTGTACCTGGCGGCACAGGAGGAGGCCCGGATCGGTGGCGACTTCTACGAGGCGGCCGACACGCCGTACGGGATCCGGCTGCTCATCGGCGACGTGCGCGGCAAGGGCCTGTCCGCGGTCGGAGCGGCCTCCGCGCTGATCAGCTGCTTCAGGGAGGCCGCGTACGACGAGCCCGATCTCAGCGGCATCATTCATCGCCTGGAAGTCACCATTACCCGTCACAGTGCCGCGTTCGCCGTCCCGGACCGGCCGGAGCACTTCGCCACCGCCCTCATCATCGAAATCCCTCAGGACGGCGGTCAGGTCAGACTCGTCAGCTGCGGGCACCCTCCACCCGTGCTCGTCCACCAGGGCAAGACCAGGCTGCTGGAGGCCACCACCCCCTCGCCGCCGCTCAACCTGACGACGCTCGTCGGCGAACACCACCGCGTGGACACCTTCGACTTCACCCCCGGCGACCTGCTGCTCCTCTACACCGACGGGGTGACGGAGGCCCGGGACCGCGCCGGCACGTTCTTCCCCCTGCCGGACTGGACCCAGCAGCAGGGCCAGGCGCCGCCCCGCGAGCTGCTCGACCGGCTTCACGCAGCCCTGCTCCGCTACAGCGGCGGAAGGCTCGACGACGACGTCGCCGCCCTTGTCGTGCACTGCCCGGACGCGTGGGCCAGGGAGCACGACCTATAG
- a CDS encoding DUF418 domain-containing protein has protein sequence MGDDQGEGAGRQCQAEEFQELAPAGDDVTTRHVGLRPQRSLAFLVSRTVCHASSLEARSPAAHPATGGPTPAILAATLFAGVWSRFFRRGPLEYLLNAATKPVKYLR, from the coding sequence ATGGGCGACGACCAGGGCGAAGGTGCCGGCCGCCAGTGTCAGGCCGAGGAATTCCAGGAACTCGCCCCTGCCGGAGACGACGTCACGACCCGGCACGTCGGCCTCCGACCGCAGCGAAGTCTCGCCTTCCTTGTGTCGCGCACGGTGTGTCATGCCTCCAGCCTCGAAGCCCGGTCACCCGCCGCCCATCCGGCAACTGGCGGCCCCACCCCCGCTATCCTCGCAGCCACTCTGTTCGCGGGGGTCTGGTCCCGCTTCTTCCGTCGCGGTCCCTTGGAATACCTGCTCAACGCGGCGACCAAGCCGGTGAAGTACCTGCGATGA
- a CDS encoding ABC transporter ATP-binding protein, which translates to MNTASAPTTDEPSLSARETVTALVLLGTAVEAFGAYVLERTAESVVLAARRTLVGRLLRLRIAEWERIPPGDLMSRVTSDTTLLRAVSTQAVVSAATGVVAFVAAVVVMASLDVVLLGVTLGVIVLVGGAVALVMPRIARAAERAQEAVGEISVALERALGAFRTVKASGAEERENARVEAAARRAWWHGVQSAKWESVAGSADELAVQLAFLAVLGVGGARVASGEIPVSTLIAFLLYLFYLIEPVSRLVDAVSHYQEGAAAISRVAQVERLATEPPAGTKAALPRQGATVPSPASVRFKDVSFRYRPGLPSVHRQVSFEVPATGMTAFVGPSGAGKSTVFALIERFHEATGGRVLVDGKDVRDWSLSELRSAVGYVEQDAPVLAGTLRENVVFAAPGATDDDIRDVLARTRLDSLVERLPHGLNTPVGHRGSKLSGGERQRIAIARALLRRPRLLLLDEATSQLDAVNERALREVIAEVARETTVLVVAHRLSTVTGADRIVVMDAGRVRAVGTHEQLVAEDQLYARLAATQLLAPAR; encoded by the coding sequence GTGAACACCGCATCCGCCCCGACGACGGATGAGCCGTCCCTGTCCGCCCGCGAGACGGTCACAGCGCTGGTGTTGCTGGGTACGGCGGTCGAGGCGTTCGGCGCGTATGTGCTGGAGCGCACGGCGGAGTCGGTGGTGCTGGCCGCGCGGCGCACCCTGGTGGGGCGGTTGCTGCGGCTGCGGATCGCGGAGTGGGAACGGATCCCGCCGGGTGATCTGATGTCCCGGGTCACCTCGGACACCACGCTGCTGCGGGCGGTCAGCACCCAGGCGGTCGTCTCCGCCGCGACCGGAGTGGTCGCCTTCGTGGCGGCGGTCGTGGTGATGGCGTCCCTGGATGTCGTGCTGCTGGGTGTAACGCTCGGTGTGATCGTGCTGGTGGGCGGGGCGGTCGCGCTGGTGATGCCAAGGATCGCGCGGGCCGCCGAGCGGGCGCAGGAGGCGGTCGGGGAGATCTCCGTCGCCTTGGAGCGGGCTCTTGGGGCGTTCCGGACGGTGAAGGCTTCCGGTGCCGAGGAGCGGGAGAACGCCCGGGTGGAGGCGGCGGCGCGGCGGGCGTGGTGGCACGGTGTGCAGAGCGCGAAGTGGGAGTCCGTGGCGGGCTCGGCTGACGAACTCGCCGTACAGCTGGCCTTCCTCGCGGTGCTCGGTGTCGGCGGCGCACGGGTGGCGTCGGGGGAGATCCCCGTGTCCACCCTCATCGCCTTCCTGCTGTACCTCTTCTACCTGATCGAGCCGGTGTCCAGGCTGGTCGACGCCGTCTCCCACTATCAGGAGGGGGCGGCCGCGATCTCCCGCGTCGCGCAGGTGGAACGCCTGGCGACGGAGCCGCCTGCCGGGACGAAGGCGGCCCTGCCCCGGCAGGGTGCAACGGTGCCGAGTCCGGCGTCGGTGCGCTTCAAGGACGTGTCCTTCCGCTACCGCCCCGGCCTGCCGAGTGTCCATCGGCAGGTGAGCTTCGAGGTGCCGGCAACCGGGATGACAGCCTTCGTCGGCCCCTCGGGCGCGGGTAAGTCGACGGTGTTCGCGCTCATCGAGCGGTTCCACGAGGCCACCGGCGGCCGGGTCCTGGTCGACGGCAAGGACGTACGGGACTGGTCCCTGTCCGAGCTTCGGTCTGCCGTCGGGTACGTGGAGCAGGACGCTCCTGTGCTGGCCGGCACCCTGCGGGAGAACGTGGTGTTCGCGGCGCCCGGCGCGACGGACGACGACATCCGCGACGTCCTGGCCCGCACGCGGCTCGACAGCCTCGTCGAGCGCCTGCCGCACGGCCTGAACACCCCGGTCGGACACCGGGGTTCGAAGCTGTCGGGTGGCGAGCGGCAGCGCATCGCCATCGCCCGCGCCCTGCTGCGCAGGCCCCGCCTGCTGCTCTTGGACGAGGCGACCTCGCAGCTCGACGCCGTCAACGAACGGGCGTTGCGGGAGGTCATCGCGGAGGTGGCCCGGGAGACCACGGTGCTGGTGGTGGCCCACCGCCTGTCGACGGTGACCGGCGCCGACCGGATCGTCGTCATGGACGCCGGACGGGTCCGGGCGGTCGGCACACACGAGCAACTCGTGGCCGAGGACCAGCTGTACGCGCGACTGGCGGCCACCCAGCTCCTGGCCCCCGCGCGATGA
- a CDS encoding response regulator transcription factor — MDEGEAEHVIRVVVVDDEALVRSGFELILGASEDIEVVATASGANAVETVRRRRPDVVLLDIRMPDVDGLTVLRELRAMPDPPVVAMLTTFDADEYILTALNSGAGGFLLKDTEPEQLAHLVRTLAAGGVVLSPKASRSLLHSHPGSGTAVDEDAARVRLLTARERDVLVLVADGLSNAAIGKRIHLGAGTVKDHVSAILTKLRVTGRVQAALLAQRAGLLDERPRSGAGR, encoded by the coding sequence ATGGACGAAGGTGAGGCTGAGCACGTGATCCGGGTAGTGGTGGTGGACGACGAGGCACTGGTCCGCTCGGGCTTCGAACTCATTCTGGGCGCGTCCGAGGACATCGAGGTCGTCGCGACCGCGAGCGGGGCCAACGCCGTGGAGACCGTGAGGCGGCGGCGGCCCGACGTCGTGCTGCTGGACATCCGGATGCCGGACGTCGACGGGCTCACCGTCCTGCGCGAGCTGCGCGCGATGCCGGATCCGCCGGTGGTGGCGATGCTGACCACGTTCGACGCCGACGAGTACATCCTGACCGCGCTGAACTCGGGCGCGGGCGGTTTCCTGCTCAAGGACACCGAGCCGGAGCAGCTCGCTCACCTGGTACGCACCCTGGCAGCGGGCGGTGTGGTGCTGTCCCCCAAGGCGTCGCGGAGCCTACTGCACAGCCACCCCGGCAGCGGGACGGCCGTCGACGAGGATGCGGCACGGGTCCGGTTGCTGACCGCCCGCGAGCGTGACGTCCTCGTGCTGGTGGCGGACGGGCTGTCGAACGCCGCCATCGGGAAGCGCATCCACCTGGGTGCCGGCACGGTCAAGGACCACGTCAGCGCGATCCTCACCAAGCTGCGGGTGACCGGTCGGGTGCAGGCCGCGCTGCTGGCGCAGCGGGCCGGACTGCTCGACGAGCGCCCCCGCTCGGGGGCAGGGCGATGA
- a CDS encoding DUF418 domain-containing protein produces MGRLIGLDLARGLAVFGMYAVHVGPAPSQGGVIGFLMELAQGRSSALFAVLAGFAVALITGRRTPKTGLAGRRAVAKVVTRAVSLLALGTALTMTGTPVVPILAFYGLFFLLVLPLHRLSAKPLAMIAAGWALVGPQLLYLLKPVVGGRAFPTIGHADGIVSLLFTGGYPALTWVPSFRSFVIAGMAIARLDLAATAVRSRLALTGVALTLTGYGGSWLALRLVPGAAEAVREASEGSGMSPMSSAPPGSDGVFGNTPAGLLVASPHSEATLSIVGNTGVAILVITACLAAMDAFPRLRRLVGPIIAVGSMSLTAYVYHIVAIWVLDTEKATVPPLSVLLGFIASVTVLATLWSRFFPRGPLEWLLGKATGLVRHMR; encoded by the coding sequence ATGGGCCGGCTGATCGGGCTGGACCTGGCCCGCGGCCTGGCCGTCTTCGGCATGTACGCGGTCCATGTCGGCCCCGCCCCCAGCCAGGGCGGTGTCATCGGCTTCCTGATGGAGCTGGCGCAAGGCCGCTCCTCCGCCCTGTTCGCCGTCCTGGCCGGCTTCGCGGTCGCCCTCATCACCGGGCGCCGCACGCCGAAGACCGGCCTGGCCGGCCGTCGGGCGGTCGCCAAGGTCGTCACACGAGCCGTGAGCCTGCTGGCCCTGGGCACCGCCCTGACCATGACCGGCACCCCGGTCGTGCCGATCCTCGCCTTCTACGGACTGTTCTTCCTGCTCGTGCTGCCGCTGCACCGGCTGAGCGCCAAGCCGCTGGCGATGATCGCCGCGGGCTGGGCCCTGGTGGGCCCGCAACTGTTGTACCTGCTGAAACCGGTGGTCGGCGGCCGCGCCTTCCCCACCATCGGCCACGCCGATGGCATCGTCTCGCTGCTCTTCACCGGCGGCTACCCAGCCTTGACCTGGGTTCCCTCCTTCCGTTCGTTCGTCATCGCAGGTATGGCGATCGCCCGCCTCGACCTGGCCGCCACGGCTGTCCGGTCACGTCTCGCCCTCACCGGCGTCGCCCTCACCCTCACCGGCTACGGCGGCTCCTGGCTGGCGCTGCGTCTCGTGCCCGGTGCCGCCGAAGCCGTCCGGGAAGCTTCAGAGGGATCAGGCATGTCGCCCATGTCGTCCGCACCGCCCGGCAGTGATGGCGTCTTCGGCAACACCCCCGCCGGGCTGCTGGTCGCCTCCCCGCACAGCGAGGCGACCCTGTCCATCGTGGGCAACACCGGCGTGGCGATCCTGGTGATCACCGCGTGCCTGGCCGCCATGGACGCCTTCCCCCGGCTGCGCCGCCTGGTCGGGCCCATCATCGCGGTCGGCTCGATGTCACTGACGGCGTACGTCTACCACATCGTCGCCATCTGGGTCCTGGACACCGAGAAAGCGACCGTCCCGCCGCTCTCTGTCCTGCTCGGCTTCATCGCGTCCGTCACCGTCCTCGCCACCCTCTGGTCCCGCTTCTTCCCCCGGGGGCCGCTGGAATGGCTGCTGGGCAAGGCGACGGGATTGGTGCGACACATGCGGTAG
- a CDS encoding pyridoxamine 5'-phosphate oxidase family protein produces MLDGEPNVLLGPFSAPGARATPWASALAVLAEAEVFWLSTVRPDGRPHVTPLLAAWSLGRMCFTTGHQERKARNLERNPRCVLTTGTNALTGVDVVIEGSAYPVEERSEREVAATDFERKYGPHLTSPEGTWYGLGEAVIGGDVRLYRIEPAVGFAFGKLPTSSETRYTWPSR; encoded by the coding sequence ATGTTGGACGGCGAACCAAATGTCCTGCTGGGACCTTTCTCGGCCCCAGGCGCGCGGGCGACGCCATGGGCGTCGGCGTTGGCGGTCCTGGCGGAAGCGGAGGTCTTCTGGCTGTCCACGGTCCGCCCTGACGGGCGACCGCACGTGACGCCGCTTTTGGCGGCTTGGAGTCTGGGCAGAATGTGCTTCACCACGGGGCACCAGGAGCGCAAGGCGCGTAATCTCGAGCGCAATCCCCGCTGTGTGCTGACGACCGGCACGAATGCCTTGACCGGTGTGGACGTCGTCATCGAGGGCTCGGCATACCCAGTGGAAGAGCGCTCCGAGCGCGAAGTGGCTGCAACGGACTTCGAGCGGAAGTACGGCCCACATCTGACCAGCCCCGAGGGGACCTGGTACGGGTTGGGCGAGGCCGTCATCGGCGGCGACGTCAGGCTGTATCGCATCGAGCCGGCTGTCGGATTCGCTTTTGGCAAGCTACCGACGTCCAGCGAGACCCGCTACACATGGCCGAGTCGTTAA
- a CDS encoding serine hydrolase domain-containing protein, with the protein MAESLTIMTSLQQEVQGVLIELVESGAETGLQVAVYHDGALVADAVADARSGRRVTSQIPFFSFSAGKAVTSLIAHLLVRTGAVGHDTPVVDLWPEFGAHGKETATLRHVLTHSVGVPAMPRCIGQGDLIDWPRVCRAIADAEPQWRPGTKTGYHSFTYGFLVGEIARRATGKPMRQLLREWLTVPLGIDGDLYFAVPSTDLPRLARLEDAAPQPAALPNDDAILAHWELRPSAALGNNQQILQADIPSVGTFTARGIAAMNAAALDGRLIDSDQLAELTAVAFEGIDQVFGNHTRLALGYPLGRIGAQQNEVSTTVGWVGGGGSYVYADTATHTSFAMTKTRLTPHFDAAQRLAEITAAHSKRHA; encoded by the coding sequence ATGGCCGAGTCGTTAACGATCATGACCTCACTACAGCAAGAAGTCCAAGGCGTCCTGATCGAACTCGTCGAGAGCGGAGCCGAAACCGGCTTGCAGGTCGCCGTCTACCACGACGGCGCTCTTGTCGCCGATGCCGTCGCCGACGCTCGCAGCGGACGCAGAGTGACTTCGCAGATCCCGTTCTTCAGCTTCTCCGCGGGCAAGGCCGTGACGTCGCTGATCGCTCACCTGCTGGTCAGGACCGGAGCGGTCGGACACGACACACCAGTGGTCGACCTGTGGCCGGAGTTCGGTGCCCACGGCAAGGAGACTGCGACTCTTCGCCACGTGCTGACCCACTCGGTCGGTGTGCCGGCCATGCCCCGATGCATCGGCCAGGGAGATCTCATCGACTGGCCGCGGGTCTGCCGCGCGATCGCCGACGCCGAGCCGCAGTGGCGCCCCGGCACCAAAACCGGATACCACTCATTCACCTACGGCTTCCTGGTCGGCGAAATCGCACGCCGAGCCACCGGCAAACCGATGCGGCAGCTCCTCCGCGAGTGGCTCACCGTGCCGCTGGGCATCGACGGCGACCTGTATTTCGCTGTACCCAGCACCGACCTGCCCCGTTTGGCACGACTCGAGGACGCCGCACCCCAACCGGCCGCCCTACCCAACGACGACGCCATCCTTGCGCACTGGGAATTGCGACCGAGCGCGGCTCTGGGGAACAACCAACAGATCCTGCAGGCAGACATCCCGTCGGTCGGCACCTTCACCGCCCGTGGAATCGCCGCCATGAATGCGGCGGCACTCGACGGTCGGCTCATTGACTCAGATCAGCTCGCGGAGCTGACGGCGGTGGCCTTCGAGGGAATCGACCAGGTCTTCGGCAACCACACGCGACTGGCTCTGGGCTATCCCCTCGGACGCATCGGCGCTCAGCAAAACGAAGTATCTACCACGGTCGGCTGGGTCGGGGGAGGCGGCAGTTACGTCTATGCCGACACGGCCACACATACCTCCTTCGCGATGACCAAAACCCGACTCACCCCTCACTTCGATGCCGCACAACGACTCGCAGAGATCACCGCGGCGCACAGCAAACGGCACGCTTGA
- a CDS encoding CBS domain-containing protein: MRARDLAVEYPTVSVDSDALDAARLMAEHKLPGLLVLDGRGEPKAILPASQMIKALVPAYVIEDPTLAAVVDEKHADRLCQALAGRKVGECLSSKAAPPPIANPDDTALEVAALMAQVRSPLVAVAEHAKDGTHLIGVITASHLLHQLLDASGSLNIN, translated from the coding sequence GTGCGCGCTCGTGACCTGGCGGTCGAATACCCGACGGTGAGTGTCGACAGCGATGCCCTGGACGCTGCACGGCTGATGGCCGAGCACAAACTGCCGGGTCTGCTGGTCCTGGACGGGCGAGGCGAGCCGAAGGCGATCCTGCCGGCCTCCCAGATGATCAAGGCGCTGGTGCCGGCTTACGTCATTGAGGATCCGACGCTTGCCGCCGTCGTCGACGAGAAGCACGCCGATCGGCTCTGTCAGGCGCTGGCGGGCCGCAAGGTCGGTGAGTGCCTGTCCAGCAAGGCGGCTCCGCCCCCGATCGCCAACCCGGACGACACAGCGCTGGAAGTAGCCGCGCTGATGGCGCAGGTGCGCAGCCCGCTGGTGGCTGTGGCGGAGCACGCCAAGGATGGGACGCACCTGATCGGGGTGATCACCGCCTCGCATCTCCTGCACCAACTCCTCGATGCATCAGGGTCGTTGAACATCAACTGA
- a CDS encoding flotillin family protein produces the protein MSSVVIAVVGVVVLLVLLALVVVTRYKVAGPSEAFIVTGRRGKKATDPETGRIFTDNSGQKVVVGGGVFVVPFVQQKFTLDLSSRHIPVAVRGAVTLRGVKAHLEGVAIVKVGGTEDSIRAAAQRFLMQQDGIVGFTQEVLSGALRAIVGRMSVEDIIRDRAAFAGQVAEEAEASLSGQGLVLDAFQIQDITTEGSYLEDLGRPEAARAKQEADIAEAVARRAAEQARLKAEEEIAIAQRTFALKQAEIKAETDEAAARAAAAGPLAEAARKQEVLTEQEKVAERQAALTDRQLDTQVRKPADAARYQAEQEAEARRIALVKQAEADAQRARLTGEGEKAQRAALAAAVRVEGEAEAAAIGARGAAEAEAMRKKADAFAQYGDAAVVQMLVEVLPQVVAKASEPLSAVDKMTVISTDGASQLSRTVADNVAQGVELLTSTTGVDLAELLKGITARFGASPSTAGAPAEANGKVEITG, from the coding sequence ATGAGTTCAGTCGTCATCGCCGTGGTCGGAGTCGTCGTGCTCCTCGTGTTGCTGGCGCTCGTCGTCGTCACCCGGTACAAGGTCGCCGGTCCGAGCGAGGCGTTCATCGTCACCGGACGACGGGGCAAGAAGGCCACCGACCCGGAGACCGGCCGGATCTTCACCGACAACAGCGGGCAGAAGGTCGTGGTCGGCGGCGGTGTGTTCGTCGTGCCCTTCGTACAGCAGAAGTTCACCCTCGACCTGTCCTCCCGGCACATCCCGGTCGCCGTGCGTGGCGCGGTCACCCTGCGCGGAGTCAAGGCCCACCTCGAAGGCGTCGCCATCGTCAAGGTCGGCGGCACGGAGGACTCCATCCGCGCAGCCGCCCAGCGGTTCCTCATGCAGCAGGACGGCATCGTCGGTTTCACCCAAGAGGTGCTCTCCGGGGCGCTGCGCGCGATCGTGGGCCGGATGTCGGTGGAGGACATCATCCGCGACCGAGCGGCCTTCGCCGGGCAGGTCGCCGAGGAGGCCGAGGCCAGTCTGTCCGGGCAGGGCCTGGTCCTGGACGCCTTTCAGATCCAGGACATCACCACCGAGGGCTCCTACCTCGAAGACCTCGGCCGCCCCGAGGCGGCCCGCGCCAAGCAGGAGGCCGATATCGCCGAGGCCGTCGCCCGGCGCGCCGCCGAGCAGGCCCGCCTCAAGGCCGAGGAGGAGATCGCCATCGCCCAGCGGACGTTCGCACTGAAGCAGGCAGAGATCAAGGCCGAGACCGACGAGGCAGCGGCCCGTGCGGCGGCAGCAGGTCCGCTCGCCGAGGCTGCCCGGAAGCAGGAAGTGCTCACCGAGCAGGAGAAGGTCGCCGAACGGCAGGCCGCGCTCACCGACCGCCAGCTCGACACCCAGGTCCGCAAGCCCGCCGACGCCGCCCGCTACCAGGCCGAGCAGGAAGCGGAGGCCCGCAGGATCGCCCTGGTCAAGCAGGCCGAGGCGGACGCACAGCGTGCCCGCCTCACCGGCGAGGGCGAGAAGGCGCAGCGTGCCGCGCTCGCGGCGGCCGTACGCGTTGAGGGCGAGGCGGAGGCCGCTGCGATAGGGGCCAGGGGCGCCGCCGAGGCCGAGGCGATGCGCAAGAAGGCAGACGCCTTTGCCCAGTACGGCGACGCGGCCGTGGTGCAGATGCTCGTCGAGGTGCTGCCGCAGGTCGTCGCGAAGGCCTCCGAACCGCTCAGCGCGGTGGACAAGATGACCGTCATCTCCACCGACGGCGCCTCACAGCTCTCCCGAACGGTGGCCGACAACGTCGCCCAAGGTGTCGAGTTGCTGACCTCCACCACGGGAGTCGACCTCGCCGAACTGCTCAAGGGCATCACCGCCCGGTTCGGCGCCTCGCCGTCCACGGCCGGCGCACCCGCCGAGGCCAACGGGAAGGTCGAAATCACCGGCTGA
- a CDS encoding SLC13 family permease, giving the protein MNDFHSWAAVVVFVGAYALIISEKIHRVAVALGGAGLMMAIRATDDKSAFYSERSGIDWNVIFLLMGMMMIVGVLKKTGMFEYLAIWSVKRARAKPFRVMAMLVVITAVASALLDNVTTVLLIAPVTLLVCERLGLPAAPFLIAEVFASNVGGTSTLVGDPPNIIIASRAGLTFNDFLVHLTPIVAVLLLVLLALCRVLFRKAFVYDDDRAVEIMALEEREAIRDPRLLVQGLIVLTLVVAGFVLHPVLRYEPSIVALLGAGLLIAISTAETGEVLKEVEWPTLAFFAGLFIMIGGLIDTGVISEISRQLADLIGGNELGGSLTLLSASAVLSGVVDNIPYVATMAPVTSDLVRDMGGASDHVMWWALALGADLGGNATAIGASANVVVLGIAERNRQPISFWQFTKYGLIVTAVTVAVTIGYVWLRYFAFG; this is encoded by the coding sequence GTGAACGACTTCCACAGCTGGGCAGCCGTCGTCGTCTTCGTCGGCGCCTACGCCCTGATCATCAGCGAGAAGATCCACCGCGTCGCCGTCGCGCTCGGCGGCGCGGGTCTGATGATGGCGATCAGGGCCACCGACGACAAGTCGGCCTTCTACTCCGAGCGCAGTGGCATCGACTGGAACGTCATCTTCCTGCTCATGGGCATGATGATGATCGTCGGAGTTCTCAAGAAGACCGGTATGTTCGAGTATCTGGCGATCTGGTCGGTCAAGCGGGCCCGGGCCAAGCCCTTCCGGGTGATGGCCATGCTCGTCGTGATCACCGCGGTCGCCTCGGCCCTGCTCGACAACGTCACCACTGTCCTCCTGATCGCGCCGGTCACGCTGCTCGTGTGCGAACGCCTCGGATTGCCCGCCGCCCCGTTCCTCATCGCTGAGGTGTTCGCCTCGAATGTCGGGGGCACCTCGACACTTGTCGGTGACCCGCCGAACATCATCATTGCCAGCCGTGCCGGTTTGACGTTCAACGACTTCCTGGTCCATCTCACCCCGATCGTGGCCGTTCTGCTGCTCGTGCTCCTCGCGCTGTGCCGGGTGCTGTTCCGCAAGGCCTTCGTCTATGACGACGACCGCGCGGTAGAGATCATGGCGCTGGAGGAGCGGGAGGCCATCAGGGATCCGCGGCTGCTGGTTCAGGGGCTGATCGTGCTGACTCTGGTGGTCGCCGGATTCGTGCTCCACCCCGTGCTGCGCTACGAACCGAGCATCGTCGCTCTTCTCGGTGCCGGACTGCTCATCGCGATCTCGACGGCGGAGACCGGTGAGGTGCTGAAGGAGGTGGAGTGGCCCACCCTGGCCTTCTTCGCCGGCCTCTTCATCATGATCGGCGGACTTATCGACACCGGCGTGATCAGTGAAATCTCCCGACAGTTGGCCGACTTGATCGGCGGCAACGAACTCGGAGGCTCCCTCACCCTGCTGAGTGCCTCCGCCGTGCTCTCCGGCGTCGTCGACAACATCCCCTACGTCGCCACCATGGCCCCAGTCACCAGCGACCTCGTTCGTGACATGGGCGGCGCGAGCGACCACGTCATGTGGTGGGCGCTGGCCCTCGGCGCGGACCTCGGCGGCAACGCCACCGCCATCGGCGCCAGCGCCAACGTCGTCGTACTCGGCATCGCCGAACGCAACCGCCAGCCCATCTCCTTCTGGCAGTTCACCAAGTACGGCCTGATCGTCACGGCCGTCACTGTTGCCGTGACGATCGGCTACGTATGGCTGCGCTACTTCGCGTTCGGATGA